One window of Halorarum salinum genomic DNA carries:
- a CDS encoding ABC transporter permease, with protein MSRLRYFARRTVITAVLIFLVASALFVFFRLMPGDYSSLLVQQGMTAEQVARQEAKWGLNEPFHQQYINYVTNLLTADAGVSFRHGTPVWALVKPRIINSAILVFPAITATYVIGSLLGAVIGRYRGGLFEKSSIVTVSAFHSIPDFFLGILLIAAFSSTLGIFPTSGMLSTQTSIMIQDEPFWHRFLLKEFWMHYALPFATITLYFMQYPALIMRNSVVEVSDQEFLHYHRLKGLPRGKLLRKLMRHASLPVVTLYPISLATSISGLVLIEIVFNWPGIGRLLVDSVLARDFPVIQFVFLVAAVWVILGNFAVDLLYGVIDPRVSVAGDEGE; from the coding sequence ATGAGCCGACTCCGTTACTTCGCCCGGCGCACGGTCATCACGGCCGTGCTCATCTTCCTCGTGGCGTCGGCGCTGTTCGTGTTCTTCCGGCTGATGCCGGGCGACTACTCGTCGCTGCTCGTCCAGCAGGGGATGACCGCCGAACAGGTCGCTCGCCAGGAGGCGAAGTGGGGGCTGAACGAACCGTTCCACCAGCAGTACATCAACTACGTAACCAACTTGTTGACGGCCGACGCCGGCGTGTCGTTCCGGCACGGCACCCCCGTCTGGGCGCTCGTGAAGCCGCGCATCATCAACTCCGCCATCCTCGTGTTCCCGGCGATCACGGCGACGTACGTGATCGGGAGCCTGCTCGGCGCCGTCATCGGCCGCTACCGCGGGGGGCTCTTCGAGAAGTCCAGCATCGTCACCGTCTCGGCGTTCCACTCGATCCCGGACTTCTTCCTCGGCATCCTGCTGATCGCGGCGTTCTCCTCGACGCTGGGCATCTTCCCCACCTCGGGGATGCTCTCGACCCAGACGTCGATCATGATCCAGGACGAACCGTTCTGGCACCGGTTCCTCCTGAAGGAGTTCTGGATGCACTACGCGCTGCCGTTCGCGACCATCACGCTGTACTTCATGCAGTACCCGGCGCTCATCATGCGCAACAGCGTCGTCGAGGTGAGCGACCAGGAGTTCCTCCACTACCACCGCCTGAAGGGGCTCCCGCGCGGGAAGCTGCTCCGAAAGCTGATGCGGCACGCGTCGCTTCCCGTCGTGACGCTGTACCCCATCTCGCTGGCGACCTCGATCAGCGGGCTCGTCCTCATCGAGATCGTGTTCAACTGGCCCGGCATCGGGCGCCTGCTCGTGGACTCCGTGCTGGCCCGCGACTTCCCGGTCATCCAGTTCGTGTTCCTCGTGGCGGCCGTCTGGGTCATCCTCGGGAACTTCGCCGTGGACCTGCTCTACGGCGTCATCGACCCCCGCGTCTCCGTCGCCGGCGACGAGGGGGAGTAA